One Thunnus thynnus chromosome 18, fThuThy2.1, whole genome shotgun sequence genomic region harbors:
- the LOC137169489 gene encoding jun dimerization protein 2-like produces the protein MMPGQIPDPSLAAGSLPSLGPLAGISATTLTDQLKLTDFRQLGTMLSPLHFLGRLGKRPLAIKTEMDEDEERRKRRREKNKVAAARCRNKKKERTDFLQRESERLEMVNSELKAQIEELRMERQQLMVMLNLHRPTCIVRTDSVKTPESEANPLLEQLSAETK, from the exons ATGATGCCGGGACAAATACCTGACCCTTCGCTGGCGGCGGGCTCCCTGCCCAGCCTGGGCCCGCTGGCGGGCATCTCGGCCACCACGCTCACTGATCAGCTGAAGCTGACGGACTTCCGTCAGCTGGGCACCATGCTCTCCCCGCTGCATTTCCTGGGGAGGCTGGGGAAGAGGCCGCTGGCCATCAAGacagag ATGGACGAAGATGAAGAAAGGAGGAAacgaagaagagagaaaaacaaggtAGCAGCAGCACGATGCcgaaacaaaaagaaggaacGGACTGACTTCCTTCAAAGG GAATCGGAGCGTCTGGAGATGGTGAACTCAGAGTTGAAGGCGCAGATCGAGGAGCTCCGTATGGAGAGGCAGCAGCTAATGGTGATGCTCAATCTTCACCGGCCCACCTGCATTGTGAGGACCGACAGCGTCAAAACACCCGAGAGCGAGGCCAACCCCCTTCTGGAGCAGCTGTCCGCTGAAACCAAGTGA
- the LOC137169114 gene encoding leucine-rich repeat-containing protein 74A-like isoform X1, whose product MDPCEEDSVVLQPSEEQQEDGSVPPTGSQDQVESTQGQEEDSGAEWDTDLETDSGTNQTQSLSDAELYLQACERVGTVPVSLILHHLGEANLNLNHYGLGPLGAKALAIVLQNNNHVTHLELEDNSLQTEGIRYLMEMLQTNISIQSLNLSNNHLHIEGADIISKMLLDNYYIKSIKLSGNDFDDSAVKYFADALKGDYVVKELDLSHNKFCDAGGVHLGHMLASNVGIEVLNLSWNHLSRSGAVAVCAGLKVNSTLKQLQLSWNGFSHMESESLGQALRQNSTLVVLDLRSNRIDNQAVTLLCQGLATNDTLRVLKLANNPLTNIGALTLLKTVTHNTQSAVEEIDISTVFVCEAFMELLEEARQRRPALDVRYSVMSSVTRNLSAFHIFQKFLEERNESILDFFQALDKEGTLQVSTHDFRKAVKEAKILLDQQQLEWLIGKFDKNCTATINYRQFSD is encoded by the exons ATGGATCCGTGTGAGGAAGACAGTGTGGTCCTCCAGCCCAGTGAGGAACAGCAAGAGGACGGCTCAGTCCCTCCCACAGGAAGCCAGGATCAGGTGGAGTCCACCCAGGGCCAAGAGGAGGACAGTGGGGCTGAGTGGGACACAGATCTGGAAACAGATA GTGGCACCAATCAGACACAGAGCTTATCTGATGCAGAGCTGTACCTGCAGGCCTGTGAGCGGGTAGGGACCGTTCCTGTTTCCCTCATCCTCCATCACTTGGGTGAAGCCAATCTCAACCTGAACCACTATGGTTTGGGACCTCTGGGGGCCAAGGCTCTGGCCATAGTTCTGCAA AATAACAATCATGTCACCCACCTTGAGCTGGAGGACAACTCACTTCAGACAGAGGGGATACGTTATCTGATGGAGATGCTtcaaacaaacatcagcattCAGAGTCTA AATCTTTCCAACAATCATCTGCACATTGAAGGAGCCGACATCATCTCCAAAATGCTGTTGGACAATTATTACATCAAATCCATCAAACTCTCAG GAAATGACTTTGATGATTCTGCTGTTAAATACTTTGCTGATGCTTTAAAG GGTGACTATGTGGTTAAAGAGTTGGACCTCAGTCACAACAAGTTCTGTGATGCAGGAGGAGTACACCTGGGTCATATGTTAG CTTCAAATGTAGGTATTGAGGTCCTAAATCTGAGCTGGAATCACCTTTCTAGGAGTGGTGCAGTGGCTGTGTGTGCAGGGCTGAAG GTTAACTCGACTCTGAAGCAGCTCCAGCTGTCGTGGAACGGTTTCAGCCACATGGAGTCAGAGTCACTGGGTCAAGCACTGAGGCAAAATAGCACACTTGTGGTGCTGGATCTGAGGAGCAACCGTATAGACAATCAGGCTGTGACACTGCTCTGCCAGGGTCTGGCCACCAATGACACCCTCAGAGTCCTCAAG CTCGCCAATAACCCCCTGACAAATATTGGAGCTCTGACGCTGCTCAAGACagttacacacaacacacaatcaGCAGTGGAAGAGATCGATATCTCT acagtgtttgtgtgtgaggccTTTATGGAGCTGCTGGAAGAAGCCCGTCAGAGGCGTCCTGCTCTGGATGTCCGATACAGCGTCATGAGCTCCGTCACCAGGAACTTATCTGCCTTCCACATCTTTCAG AAATTCCTTGAAGAGCGAAATGAGAGTATCCTGGATTTCTTTCAGGCTTTGGATAAAGAAGGAACGTTGCAGGTCTCCACCCATGACTTTAGAAAGGCTGTAAAG GAAGCTAAAATACTGCTGGATCAGCAACAGCTTGAGTGGTTGATCGGGAAGTTTGACAAGAACTGCACAGCCACCATAAACTACAG ACAGTTTTCAGATTGA
- the LOC137169114 gene encoding leucine-rich repeat-containing protein 74A-like isoform X2 — MDPCEEDSVVLQPSEEQQEDGSVPPTGSQDQVESTQGQEEDSGAEWDTDLETDSGTNQTQSLSDAELYLQACERVGTVPVSLILHHLGEANLNLNHYGLGPLGAKALAIVLQNNNHVTHLELEDNSLQTEGIRYLMEMLQTNISIQSLNLSNNHLHIEGADIISKMLLDNYYIKSIKLSGNDFDDSAVKYFADALKGDYVVKELDLSHNKFCDAGGVHLGHMLASNVGIEVLNLSWNHLSRSGAVAVCAGLKVNSTLKQLQLSWNGFSHMESESLGQALRQNSTLVVLDLRSNRIDNQAVTLLCQGLATNDTLRVLKLANNPLTNIGALTLLKTVTHNTQSAVEEIDISTVFVCEAFMELLEEARQRRPALDVRYSVMSSVTRNLSAFHIFQALDKEGTLQVSTHDFRKAVKEAKILLDQQQLEWLIGKFDKNCTATINYRQFSD, encoded by the exons ATGGATCCGTGTGAGGAAGACAGTGTGGTCCTCCAGCCCAGTGAGGAACAGCAAGAGGACGGCTCAGTCCCTCCCACAGGAAGCCAGGATCAGGTGGAGTCCACCCAGGGCCAAGAGGAGGACAGTGGGGCTGAGTGGGACACAGATCTGGAAACAGATA GTGGCACCAATCAGACACAGAGCTTATCTGATGCAGAGCTGTACCTGCAGGCCTGTGAGCGGGTAGGGACCGTTCCTGTTTCCCTCATCCTCCATCACTTGGGTGAAGCCAATCTCAACCTGAACCACTATGGTTTGGGACCTCTGGGGGCCAAGGCTCTGGCCATAGTTCTGCAA AATAACAATCATGTCACCCACCTTGAGCTGGAGGACAACTCACTTCAGACAGAGGGGATACGTTATCTGATGGAGATGCTtcaaacaaacatcagcattCAGAGTCTA AATCTTTCCAACAATCATCTGCACATTGAAGGAGCCGACATCATCTCCAAAATGCTGTTGGACAATTATTACATCAAATCCATCAAACTCTCAG GAAATGACTTTGATGATTCTGCTGTTAAATACTTTGCTGATGCTTTAAAG GGTGACTATGTGGTTAAAGAGTTGGACCTCAGTCACAACAAGTTCTGTGATGCAGGAGGAGTACACCTGGGTCATATGTTAG CTTCAAATGTAGGTATTGAGGTCCTAAATCTGAGCTGGAATCACCTTTCTAGGAGTGGTGCAGTGGCTGTGTGTGCAGGGCTGAAG GTTAACTCGACTCTGAAGCAGCTCCAGCTGTCGTGGAACGGTTTCAGCCACATGGAGTCAGAGTCACTGGGTCAAGCACTGAGGCAAAATAGCACACTTGTGGTGCTGGATCTGAGGAGCAACCGTATAGACAATCAGGCTGTGACACTGCTCTGCCAGGGTCTGGCCACCAATGACACCCTCAGAGTCCTCAAG CTCGCCAATAACCCCCTGACAAATATTGGAGCTCTGACGCTGCTCAAGACagttacacacaacacacaatcaGCAGTGGAAGAGATCGATATCTCT acagtgtttgtgtgtgaggccTTTATGGAGCTGCTGGAAGAAGCCCGTCAGAGGCGTCCTGCTCTGGATGTCCGATACAGCGTCATGAGCTCCGTCACCAGGAACTTATCTGCCTTCCACATCTTTCAG GCTTTGGATAAAGAAGGAACGTTGCAGGTCTCCACCCATGACTTTAGAAAGGCTGTAAAG GAAGCTAAAATACTGCTGGATCAGCAACAGCTTGAGTGGTTGATCGGGAAGTTTGACAAGAACTGCACAGCCACCATAAACTACAG ACAGTTTTCAGATTGA